The genomic DNA GACGGCCGTGGGGTGATTATTTTGCTAAGCCTAATGTCAAAAGTTCctcagggtgtttttttttctctccactttttcacaactggggtttttttttttaaagtttctttttaaaaacaaaaaaaaaaacaccttgcaaGGCACACCTACCCAACAAGGGTTCCCGCACGTTCACCAGGGAAATGCAGCCCGGTGGGGTGAACTCCGGCTGCCCCAAATCGCACTCCAAGTATTCGAGGCAGGGAAGGCTGGagtttaaagagagagagagagagagaaaaaagagaaacagtCCAGGAATAATTCAAGAAAAATACAGAAGAACAGAGGAAGGTGAAGGGAGCCCgagaggaggggaagaaaccACCACTCACCGGTTGAGTAAAAGGTTCATCAGGTATCTGTTGAACGTTGACTTTCCGATGCTTTTCGGGCCGCAAACTAAGATAACCGGGCAGCCTTCGTCTTCCACTGAAAAAGCAAAGAACCACTGAGATGagattttggggggggtggggtggggtgaagaTCCGAGAATCCGGagcacagggagtcctcgacttacgaccgaaACCGGGGAAAGCACCACCAGAAGTGTGGAAGTCAACGTTTCCCCtgcactttttcctctttctttcttttttttcgcTCCTGTTTTCCTCTTATTTGCTTTTGTGTTTCTCTGTTTTGCATtttgatcaactgatcaaaaaataTTCAGAGGAGAAGACCCCCTCCCCACAAGAGAAAGGGCTGTttctcccccacccttttttccccaaattcattcatagatatacTGTACATTCTTATAACTGCTATTTAACCTTTGTCTATTCATCATAGTGTCTATACttgtttttacacacacacacacacatatataaaatacattttgggtcactttcttCCGCCtgccttattttgcaacaaccttactccttccaccttctcaacctcccttctctaccttcttccttcctcctctccttccttctttcttcttcccctctcctcctcccttctcctctttcttaccttctctcctactcttttaaTTCCCCACCCTTCCTTTCTCTGCttcaccctttcttcctttccctcctcattcttcctttcttcttcccctctttctcctctcctcctcctcccttctcctctttcttaccttctctcctactctttaattcccctcccttccttcctctgcttcaccctttcttcctttcccttctcattcttcctttcttcttcccctctttctcctctcctcctcctcccttctcctctttcttaccttctctcctactcttaattcccctcccttccctcctctgcttcaccctttcttcctttccctcctcattcttcctcctttcttcttcccctctttctcttctcctcctcctcccttctcctctttcttaccttctctcctactcttaattcccctcccttccttcctctgctttaTCCTGAAAGGGCTATTTCCAAAGAGAAAAACCCAAGCCCTCTCCCTCAGCTACTCACCCTGGCAAGCGTGGAGCAGCTCCCCGATGGCCGAGCGCATGCTTTGGGATGCCAGCAGGCCGCTGCCAGGCCCCAAAAGCTCAAGGCCGGCAGATGCCAGGACTGGATCTTCTGGGAGGACGGGGGAAGCCTCCTGCTtctggagaggaaaggaggggaggaggggggttagccaaaaggggaggagggggaggcgaaAGGGACTCGGAGGCAAAGATCAGAGAAGGTTTCACTCTTCTGCACAGAGCAATGGTCACTCCAGATAcaatatctatctctttatctatctatctctttctcttttctttccccctctctctccttccttcccttttatttccctctttccttttcttctttccttctctttccctttttctttcctttcttttttatttctctctcattcttttctttccctcttccttccttcctttttctttcttttccctctttccttttctttctctttcctttctttctttcctccttctttccctctttccttttcttccttccttctctctttctttccctttttctttctttcctttctttttatttctctattttttctttccctcttccttccttttttctttcttttccctctctccttttctttctctctctttcctttctttcttccctccttctttctctccttcctttccttccttccttctctctttctttccctttttctttcctttctttttatttctcatttttttctttccctcttccttccttttttctttcttttccctctctctttccttttctttctctctctctctttcctttctttctttcctctccctttctccattcatttatttatcaatttcTACAGCCGCATATATAAaaaccaaaggtgttttttccccaaaaggcaactgaactttcttcttctcctttttagaAAACGCcttgcctctcatccaagaagcttcttcaaattGTTCAGTGGTCTTCGTTTCAAGCGACCATTCGAAAATCGCTAAAAAAAACGCGGCGATGGTTTCAATGGTGGGCTGCTAAGGGCCAAATGCTGCCCGTGCTTTTAGGCAGCCACGGGACTCACTTTCGCTCTGAAGATCTGGGCGAACTCCGAGTGGCTGAGAATGAACTTGGTCTCCGGCGTCTCCAGCGGTTCCAGCAAAAAAATGGAGCAGCCCGGACGAAAGCTTCTGAGCAGCCGTCCCCTGGCCtctggaagagaaaggaggaagccCGCGGGCGTCACCGGCTTCTTAAATTCATTCGCTGCCTATCTCCCCATacgatagggagagagagggtcaGATATGTAGGTAGACTAGTTGGGTCTAGTGGTTGAGAcgaaggctagaaaccaggagagggtgagttctagttcctccttaggcatgaaaggcagctgggtgtctctgggccaatgaccaggagactgggagttctagtatctgtgttgtttttttaacttgtctattttattttttattttattttactttctttcccctctctgtaagccgcccggagtcctccgggattgggcggcctataaataaaattaaacttgaaacttaggcatgaaaggcagatgagtgtctttgggccaatgaccaggagattgggagttctagttcctccttaggcatgaaagggagCTGGGTGTCtctgggccaatgaccaggagattgggagttctagttcctccttaggcatgaaaggcagctgggtgtctttgggccaatgaccaggagattgggagttctagttcctccttaggcatgaaagggagCTGGGTGTCtctgggccaatgaccaggagattgggagttctagttcctccttaggcatgaaaggcagctgggtgtctttgggccaatgaccaggagactgggagttctagtatctgtgttgtttttttaacttgtctattttattttttattttattttctttcccctctctgtaagccgcccggagtcctccgggattgggcggcctataaataaaattaaacttgaaacttaggcatgaaaggcagctgagtgtctttgggccaatgaccaggagattgggagttctagttcctccttaggcatgaaagggagCTGGATGTCtctgggccaatgaccaggagattgggagttctagttcctccttaggcatgaaagggagCTGGGTGTCtctgggccaatgaccaggagattgggagttctagttcctccttaggcatgaaatgcagctgggtgtctttgggccagtgaccaggagattgggagttctagttcctccttaggcatgaaagggagCTGGATGTCtctgggccaatgaccaggagattgggagttctagttcctccttaggcatgaaagggagCTGGATATCtctgggccaatgaccaggagattgggagttctagttcctccttaggcatgaaagccagctgggtgtctttgaaTCAATCaacaggagattgggagttctagttcctccttaggcatgaaagccagctgggtgtctttgaaCCAATCaacaggagattgggagttctagttcctccttaggcatgaaagggagCTGGGTGTCtctgggccaatgaccaggagattgggagttctagttcctccttaggcatgaaatgcAGCTGTGTGtttttgggccaatgaccaggagattgGGAATTCTAGGTCCTCCTTAGGCCAGCTGGGTGTCTCTGGGCCAATGACCAGgggattgggagttctagttcctccttaggcatgaaaggcagctgggtatcTTTACACCACAGTCCCTCTCTTTCAGCCCAGCCCAACCACGCAGGGTCGTTGTTACATGGcaaacaggaggaaggaaggaaggaaggtacgTCGGCTACAGtctccaccttgagttatttctcAACCCAATAACGGTGGGATATGAATATACAGAATTAAAACGTGCCCGGTCACCTCCCACTCCTTACCCTGGGGTACAAAGTGTGCTCGCAGGAGGGCCTTGGCCTCCAGTTTCACCTCCTTCTCTGATTTTTCCGGGTCCTGGATGCCGGCGGCAGCTTCGATGGTGAGGGCGCAGTAGGTGTGGGGGGAGTAGAGGTCGTAAGGGGGCTGGCCTGCAGCGATGGTGAACCCCAAAACCTGCACGGATCCATGCAGGCACGTCAGGCGGCATTTGCCCGTGAAGGTCAGAgtctggagagagaaagagagagagggaaaaaaacacagaACAAGCCACGGAGTTGTTACGGGCAATCCCCGACTTACGACGATTTAGCGACCAAAGCCACGACAACCCTGAAAACAAGTGGCTTTGGAaacatttttcactcttacgactGCTGCGCACCCctgtggtcacacgatcaaaattggGACCCTTGCtgactgattcatacttatgacggtcgcgGTATCTCGGGGTCCAGCtgatcccgttttgcgaccttcccaATAAGCAGCCGCATTCACTTAAGAAACCCTCGTTGCTAACTGAAAAAagggcagcgattcacttaacaaccatggacgtaaaatggggcaaaattcacttaacaaccgttaatgggaatttttgggctcaattgtgtaagTCGAGGTTGCCTGTACTGTTATTTCGTTTTTGGGGtggcagaggagggggggggatccagtggggaaaagacacaaatatcccccccaaaaaaggggagGAGCCCCCCAAAGATCCACCCACAACGATCTGCCATTCAAACAGCAGCTTCTAAACAAATGCTAGGCCACGCCCCTTAAGTGTATTTGCATGGCACCCGCCCCTCTCATTTGCATGGCCCCGCCCACGCTCACTTGCTCCGCTGGGAGCAGCACCACTGCGCGGCCTTTGCGGGTTTTGGCGACCGTCAGCGTGGCCGGCTCAGCTGGGAGCTCCGGCGGAGGCGGCTTTTCTCGTCGAGGTGCCCCGTTTTGGAGCCGCTTCGGGCCGGCCAAgcgccggcggcggcggcgactcGCCATCCGAGCCTCCCCGGTGCAGCGAGGAGCTTCGTCTCCACAGCGACGGCAGGGGCTGTCCTCTCGCGAAATCTCGGGGACTCTCGCGAGAGGAGGGCCCGCCACGCCTCTCCGCCCTCCTCCTTCGGTGCTGATGGAGCTGCGAAAAGGGTAGACGAGCCCCTTCTTCACTTGGATTCCACCTTCCGGGAATGTTTTAGGCAGTTGAATGCCCCGCAAAAATCAAAATGaggattattaatattattatttccgAAATATTCGTTTTGCCCCTTTGCAGTTTCAATCGAAGGAGATGTCATGGctaggtggttcagtggctaagacgctgagcttgtcgatcagaaaggtcggcggttcgaatccctagtataggtctcctgcgtgagcagggggggttggactagatgacctccaagtacaccttccagctctgttactgACCACACCCAGAGGAGGATATTAGGGACTTGGCAGATGGGCGGGCTTCaaaccccccccgcccccaatttcCCATCTTAAGCAAAGCTTCTGCGTACATTTAATGcttattaaattttaatattaagaattgATATTGATGTGAAATATATGATacataaacatattaaaaaaactCAAGAATATTAAGTCATTCGAcctattttaaaaaacagattaaaattattgcttttacaaaaatagagggggggaaaaaaaaccacgcCTCCTCTCTCGAAATCAATTCCTTCCCCCTGGGATCACCAGTCCCATCCAAGGCTGGGAAGCATGGGCTGCGTGGTTGcaccgcctccctccctccctcgctcgctGGATCTGATCCGCACGTGGCGCGGCAGGGCTAACAAGAGGGCGGGGCCGGAGGGCGTGGCCCAACCCCTTCATTAGCATGCCCCTCCTCCTCTGGTGACGTCACGCGCGTCTCCTGCCCGGGCCAAGATGGCGGCGCTCTGCTTTTCTTGCCGGCGGGTTCAGTGAGGGGGGGGGCGCGGTGGAGGTGAGCcgtggggggggggtcctggggtggaattggggggggggggtctttaccGGCTGAGAGGGCTGGGAAGGAGGCAGTGGGGGGAACCTTTCTGCGGGGGCTGTGccgggctggggatgatggggccACCCCTGCTGGTTGGCCATTAAGAAGGGCGGGCGTGGGACTCCAGGACCCATGCGCCTCTGCCGGCCCTTGCACGCCCATGGAACCAGGGCCACCTTTGCAAAggctcccccactcccccccttAGACCGAGCTGGAGTTTGCACcaaagggggggtggggtggggtgggggtgggactcCAAAACCCATGCGCCTCTGCTGGCCCTTGAATTCCCCTTTGCATGCCTTTTGCACGCTCGTTGCACGCTCATTGAACGAGGACCACCTTTGCAAagacctttccccccctcccaagcagagcccgttGCACCAAGGTTGGGGGCGGCGGGACTCCAAGGCCCATGGGGCTCTTCTGGCTGCACACCCCATTGCACGGGGAACCTCCTCTTCCCGTCTttgcaaagacacacacacacacacacacacacacacacacacgacggACGGTCGGTCATGCTGGAGTTTGCACCAAGGTTGGTGGGGGTGGGACTCCAAGACCCATGTGCCTCTTCTGGCCCTTAGGGAGCGTTGCATGCCCACTGCACACCTTTGGCACGCTCATTGCACACCAACCCTTCTTCCTGTCTTTGCAAAGAGCTACACAAATGTTGATTTGGAGAAAGGCCCCCTCCCCTCTAACGCcgcccccctcctttccctcccagcCTGCCATGGAGGGCGTCTTCGCCCAGCACAGCGTGAGGGTCCTTCAAGAGCTCAACCGCCAGCGCCAGAGGGGCCAGTTTTGCGATGCCACCCTCGCCGTGGGCAGCCTGGTCTTCAAGGCCCACTGGAGCGTCCTGGCCTGCTGCAGCTCCTTCTTTCAAGCCACCTATGACGGCGGCGGCAGCGCCAGCGGCAGCAAAATCCTCCTTCCGGAGAGCTTCCTGGAGGCCTTTGCCCTCCTCCTCGACTTCTTCTACACCGGCCACCTGGCCGTCACCTCGGACAACCGGGACAGGCTACTGGAGACGGCCAAGGAGCTCCGCGTCCCGGAGGCCGTCCAGCTGTGCCAGGAGTTTCAAGCCGCTCTCTCGCCGGGTGGCGACGTTCCTGGCGACAAAATCCCTGACGCCGCCTCGCCGGTGGAGGAGTCGACTTGCGAGGCTGAGCCCCCCGTCCCCCCGTCCTCGGAAAGTCCCCGGACCCGGGGCGTCCAAGGAGCTCAGGGGCCACGGGTCGGCCCCGCCCTCCCCCGGGGGAAGTTGAAAAGGGTCCCCAAAACTAACGTTGTAAGCCGCGCAGGCGACGTAAAGGAGACCCCGGAATGTAAGGAACTTAAACGGCCCCTGAAAAACGAAGCCGCCGAGGATGCGGGCGCCAGTCACGAGGTGGCGTGCGGAGTAACGTGCTCTCTAGGAATTGCCCTTGTCTGCTCCTGACCcagaaagcgggggggggagggagggagggggagaagctgCAGGGAAGCACGGAAAGTTACGGGGGGTCTTGAAAAATGGCAAGCAATTTGCCGCAGGTTACTCTTGTTTTGAGCTGGGAATTTGGGGTGCCACtagcccatttaaaaaaaaaaatgcttacctGTTTGGACTGGTCAAGGAACCAGCCCTTATTGAGGTCCTGGGACAATCTAGAGCGATTCTGCTTTGAAGGGGGGGTGGTATTCTACAAGCTGCCATGTTCTTCCTTCCCACCAGAAGACCCCAGAGGTCCTGGGATCGAGCGACCCCCCTTCTGAAGATCACAacggaggaagggaaaaagacgaCACGGATGAAGATTACGTCCCCGCTCCAAAGAGCATCCGGGGGAGAAAAAGACCGTCCTTAACCAGAGCCTCTCGCAACGGCTCCAAAAGCCCCGGAAGCAGCCACAGTCACAAGTCTGCGGCCCTCAGACCCCGCAGAGGCACGGCTGAACCGGTGGAATGTCCCACCTGCCATAAATCTTTCCTCAGCAAATATTATCTGAAGGTCCACAACAGGTAAGTTCGGGGCGattgtggagggagggaagaagcgaGGAGACAGCGGCGGCTTCTGGGAATCTGTGGAAGGAAAAGGGGGATTTCTGCACTCCGTTGGAGGGTGGGGGGGTTCCTCTGTGTTCCTGACTGCTTGGGGTGGAGATAAGGCTGTCCTGTCTGAGGTACTGATAGTTAGCTCTGTGCTTTGTGATGTTCACTTCCTGGAGGGAAGCGAAAAACAACTTGGGagattttgaaaagtgagattataaaagcccaggctagcacaataccaatgaagaagaaaaataacagctcacaaaagaaaccaagcacggctgcataaagaactctcttgagggataaacagggtgaatttgaATGACCCTGTTCAATCTCATTCCCTAGAATGACCGTTGATCAACTTCCTTCCTTGGAATGACCGATGATGAGTCTATCTCCTCGGAATCTACAGGAATCTTGGGGGGAGTGGAGTGATCATACAATATTGGGATTCGACATGCAAGCCcaagcaatagaacaaagtcGAACTAGAGACTTTAAGAGGGCTTATTTCAATAAACATAGAGCGAGCTTGGGaaggatgagaatcctcaaggggaaaacaacacaAGAAGCTTGGGagattttgaaaagtgagattataaaagcccagtctagcacaataccaatgaagaagaaaaatccaacagctctcaaaagaaaccagcagagCTGTATAAAGAACTCTCTTGAGGGATAAACCGGGTAAATTAGAATGACCCTGTTCAATCTCATTCCCTGGAATGACCATTGATCAACTTCACTCCTTGGAATGACCAATGATGAGTCTTATCTCCTAGGAATCTACAGGAATCTTGGGGGGAGTGAAGTGATCATACAATATTGGGATTCGACATGCAAGCCcaagcaatagaacaaagtcaaacttgAGACTTTAAGAGGGCTTATTTCAATAAACATAGAGTGAGCTTGGGAAGGATGAGAATCTTCCAAggggaagccgaggtggcgcagtggttagggtgcagtactgcaggccacttcagctgactgctagttctgcagttcggcagttcaaatctcaccggctcagggttgactcagccttccatccttccgtggtgggtaaaatgaggacccggattgttggaggcgatatgccgactctgtaaactgcttagagagggctgcaagccctgtgaagcggtatataagtctaactgctattgctataaaacaaCACAAGAAGCTTGGGagattttgaaaagtgagattataaaagcccagtctagcacaataccaatgaaggagaaaaaccaacagctctcaaaagaaaccagcagggctgtataaagaactctctgagGAATACACAGGGtgaattagagcagtgtttttcaaccttggcaacttgaagatgtctggacttcaactcccagaattccccagccagcaaatgctggctggggaattctgggagttgaagtccggacatcttcaagttgccaaggttgagaaacactgaattagagtgTTCAATCTCACTCCCTGGAATGACCAGTGATCCAATGTTGCTCCTTGGAATGACCGATGATCAGTCAATTTCCTAGGGATGACCAGTGTTCAATCTCACTCCCTTGAATGACCAAagcctaaatatatatatattccttcccACCCCCCTTGCAGGAAGcacacgggggagaagccctTTGAATGTTCCAAGTGTGGGAAGTGTTACTTCCGAAAGGAAAACCTGCTGGATCACGAAGCCAGGAACTGTGTGAGCCGGTCCGAGCAGGTATTTGGAACGGCGGAGTCACAGACTTTGGGGAGCCACCAATTTGTAGGCCCCGTACTCGCGGTGGGCAGGATGCCCAACCTTTGCCCAAGTGGTCAACTTGGAAAAAGAAAGCTGTTTTTTTGCGTTGCAAAGCTGGTCTCggaagttctccagaacctcctAAGAGAGAAACCAGCTACTTCCCAGGTGGGTGGAGGAAGATGGATGACGGGTTAGGAGTTCCCGCTTGagtcatctctccctccctctctctctctctctctctctctctctctctctcccccttctcctcctcccccaggTGCACACCTGTTCTGTCTGCcaagaggttttcaagaagcggGTCGAACTCCGGCTGCACATGGTGACTCACACAGGCGAGATGCCTTACAAGGTGAGCTTTGCGTTGCACTTGAGCGTTGCTGGGCGCAAACGGGTGACGGGTGGCGCCCTGAGAAATGGCTCCCAAAGGCCCGACCGCCCAGCTGTGGCTGGATCCATGCTTCCCGGCCCTTAAACCGCTGTATGTGAAAACTGACGGGCATGCTGTAGAATTCAGTGTCTGTTGTGCATCTTGATTGCATTCTGcctcttcatttttttcctcatgtCACAATTTCCGGGAATTGCGAACCCAGCCCAATCGAAGCacgctggggagggggggagggggcaagtgGCTCCAGTCCTCACcctgtcccccccctccctctctcggtGGCCCCTTGCCCACCTGTCTTTGCAGTGCTGTTCCTGCCTCCAACAGTTCATGCAGAAGAAGGAACTGCAGAGCCATCTCATCAAGCTGCACGGCGCACCCAAGCCGCACGCGGTGAGCAAGCATCAGTGGGGTGCcacattcctcccctccccctgacaGGCCACCTGAGATTTAGcggaaggaacccccccccccactccctaaCATCAACAGGATAGAAGCAAACTggtgtggcccaccagtggccagtggagcagattcggacagtgaggaggattggggaggaagatgggccagtcccggagtctggggaaggctcggacgagggctctgtgtcggaggcagagagggggccagggccgtctgacagttatcagctgccttcggaggcagacctcagtgaggcagaagaacagctggagcctgttcccagtgtgtgcatgcacagagtggccagacgaagggaagagctaaggaacaggggtcgacttgggagtaaggcctcaggaggacggtgaatggcccctcccagagggaataaaagaggagcgaaaggggagtggagtttgcaggagacaatgagttcgtttaattggtttgtgactctccgagactcctggccgagttctgcagagatcggcctggcagctctccaagccagatgaggtctgtgaccgtaaatcctcctttgaaagactttgctggaggtgaaggagcagaattgaCAGTCAATtaacaaaaggggtttttgtcggggaCAAGGAGTCGGCTTCCGTCACAGCACAAACTGGTTTCCctgccctcttcctcctcccgccccttctcttccccttccagtgCCCCTCCTGCTCCAAGTGCTTCCTCTCGCGCACGGAGCTGAGCCTCCACGAAGCCTTCAAACACCGGGGCGAGAAGCTCTTCGTCTGCGAAGAGTGCGGCCACCGCGCTTCCAGCCGGAACGGCCTGCAAATGCACGTCAAGGCGAAGCACAGGTGCCGGCGGGGAAGGGGCGCGGGGGGTGGGGAGAGCTTCAGCTGGCCGGGGGACACTGCAGTCTTTATCTGACGGGGGCGCTTCCTCCTCTTGCCAGGAACGAACGGCCGCACGTCTGCGAGTTCTGCCAGCACGCCTTCACCCAGAAAGCCAACCTCAACATGCACCTCCGGACCCACACGGGCGAGAAACCCTTCCAGTGCCACCTCTGCGGGAAAACCTTCCGCACACAAGGTGCGGGGCGAACCTGGTTATCGGCTGCCTCCTCGCCGGTGATCTGGCTGTAGCACGGCACAAAGTGGTGTCTCCACCGGCCGAACGAGAAGCGAGCAGGGTCGTCCGGACGGAGCGGGATTCTTTCCGGCTCTGCACGGGTCGTCCTCGAGTTACGGCCACGGTGGAGCCCcaggtttctgttgttaagcgagatatttgttaagcgagtttcgccccattttacgaccttcctggcCACCGTGGTTCCCTGAGGTTGTTCAAGGgagtaacacggttgctaagcGAGCAATGTGGACTTTGCTTACCAGAAGTTTGCAAAACTTGATTCATGGGACGCTGCAAAATTCAAAttgaaattcaaatttaatgaatctaTATGCGGCTTACAAGAATACAACTCTAAAAAaggataaaagttaaaaatagagaAACGCAGATTAACTGCAACCGCCAcagctgcaaccgtcataaagatgagtcactggccaagcatctgaatttggatcacatgagcGGGGAAATGCTAAAAACGATCCTCTGTGAAAAACAGTGATAAGTCCCTAAGCGAAACTCAACTTGTCTCACTTAGCATCCAAAACTTGGAGATccattttggt from Thamnophis elegans isolate rThaEle1 chromosome 15, rThaEle1.pri, whole genome shotgun sequence includes the following:
- the ZBTB48 gene encoding telomere zinc finger-associated protein isoform X1 produces the protein MEGVFAQHSVRVLQELNRQRQRGQFCDATLAVGSLVFKAHWSVLACCSSFFQATYDGGGSASGSKILLPESFLEAFALLLDFFYTGHLAVTSDNRDRLLETAKELRVPEAVQLCQEFQAALSPGGDVPGDKIPDAASPVEESTCEAEPPVPPSSESPRTRGVQGAQGPRVGPALPRGKLKRVPKTNVVSRAGDVKETPECKELKRPLKNEAAEDAGASHEKTPEVLGSSDPPSEDHNGGREKDDTDEDYVPAPKSIRGRKRPSLTRASRNGSKSPGSSHSHKSAALRPRRGTAEPVECPTCHKSFLSKYYLKVHNRKHTGEKPFECSKCGKCYFRKENLLDHEARNCVSRSEQVHTCSVCQEVFKKRVELRLHMVTHTGEMPYKCCSCLQQFMQKKELQSHLIKLHGAPKPHACPSCSKCFLSRTELSLHEAFKHRGEKLFVCEECGHRASSRNGLQMHVKAKHRNERPHVCEFCQHAFTQKANLNMHLRTHTGEKPFQCHLCGKTFRTQASLDKHNRTHTGERPFSCEFCAQRFTERGPLLRHVASRHQEGRPHFCQICGKTFKAVEQLRVHVRRHKGMRKFECTECGYKFTRQAHLRRHMEIHDRVKNYNPRQRKLRNLVIEDEKVVVVALQAPNVLEVGSAEVIVEALAQSASHAGLPAGQRLCANENLAPAEVTEQSFLITIPSDCGM
- the ZBTB48 gene encoding telomere zinc finger-associated protein isoform X2 encodes the protein MEGVFAQHSVRVLQELNRQRQRGQFCDATLAVGSLVFKAHWSVLACCSSFFQATYDGGGSASGSKILLPESFLEAFALLLDFFYTGHLAVTSDNRDRLLETAKELRVPEAVQLCQEFQAALSPGGDVPGDKIPDAASPVEESTCEAEPPVPPSSESPRTRGVQGAQGPRVGPALPRGKLKRVPKTNVVSRAGDVKETPECKELKRPLKNEAAEDAGASHETPEVLGSSDPPSEDHNGGREKDDTDEDYVPAPKSIRGRKRPSLTRASRNGSKSPGSSHSHKSAALRPRRGTAEPVECPTCHKSFLSKYYLKVHNRKHTGEKPFECSKCGKCYFRKENLLDHEARNCVSRSEQVHTCSVCQEVFKKRVELRLHMVTHTGEMPYKCCSCLQQFMQKKELQSHLIKLHGAPKPHACPSCSKCFLSRTELSLHEAFKHRGEKLFVCEECGHRASSRNGLQMHVKAKHRNERPHVCEFCQHAFTQKANLNMHLRTHTGEKPFQCHLCGKTFRTQASLDKHNRTHTGERPFSCEFCAQRFTERGPLLRHVASRHQEGRPHFCQICGKTFKAVEQLRVHVRRHKGMRKFECTECGYKFTRQAHLRRHMEIHDRVKNYNPRQRKLRNLVIEDEKVVVVALQAPNVLEVGSAEVIVEALAQSASHAGLPAGQRLCANENLAPAEVTEQSFLITIPSDCGM